A genome region from Nycticebus coucang isolate mNycCou1 chromosome 4, mNycCou1.pri, whole genome shotgun sequence includes the following:
- the LOC128583118 gene encoding 60S ribosomal protein L36-like, whose amino-acid sequence MALRYLMAVGLNKGHKVTKNVSKPRHSRRRGRLTKHTKFVRDMIREVCGFAPYEQHAMELLKVSNDKWALKFIKKRVGTHIRAKRKREELSNILAAMRKGAAKKD is encoded by the coding sequence ATGGCTCTGCGCTACCTCATGGCCGTGGGTCTCAACAAGGGGCACAAGGTGACCAAGAACGTGAGCAAACCGAGGCACAGCCGCCGTCGCGGGCGTCTAACCAAACACACGAAGTTCGTGCGGGACATGATCCGAGAAGTATGTGGCTTTGCCCCGTATGAGCAGCATGCCATGGAGCTGCTCAAGGTCTCCAATGACAAATGGGCCCTCAAGTTCATAAAGAAAAGAGTGGGGACACACATCCGTGCTAAAAGGAAGCGGGAGGAGCTGAGCAACATCCTGGCCGCCATGAGGAAAGGAGCTGCCAAGAAGGACTGA